One segment of Hippopotamus amphibius kiboko isolate mHipAmp2 chromosome 2, mHipAmp2.hap2, whole genome shotgun sequence DNA contains the following:
- the LOC130844651 gene encoding olfactory receptor 11H6-like gives MDGNDDLRARNFSQTVSEFILLGFPCRWEIQIFLFSVFFITYILTLLGNMAIVCAVRWDHRLHTPMYILLANFSFLEICYVNSDVPNMLVNFLSQTKTISFARCLLQLYFFFSLGTTECLFLSIMAYDRFLAICHPLRYATVMTTKFCSSLVIICWVYGFLWFLIPVILITQLPFCGPNVIDDFLCDLGPLLALASACIPIPGTVFICGTMSSFLIFATFFYITGSYTLVLRAVMQVPSVAGQKKAFSTFSSHLAVVFLFYGSVMMTYVSPGAGQAEGMQKFTTLFYSVLTPFFNPMIYSLRNKEMKDALKKLLGGS, from the coding sequence ATGGATGGGAATGATGACCTCAGAGCCAGAAATTTTTCTCAAACTGTGAGTGAGTTCATTCTCTTAGGCTTCCCTTGCCGCTGGGAAATACAGATCTTCCTCTTTTCCGTATTCTTCATAACTTACATCCTGACCCTCCTTGGAAACATGGCTATCGTGTGTGCAGTGCGCTGGGACCACCGGCTCCACACCCCAATGTACATTCTGCTGGCCAACTTTTCCTTCCTGGAGATCTGCTATGTCAACTCTGATGTGCCCAACATGTTGGTTAACTTCCTCTCCCAGACAAAAACCATCTCTTTTGCTCGGTGCCTCCTCCAGTTGTACTTTTTCTTCTCACTGGGCACAACAGAATGCTTATTTCTCTCCatcatggcctatgaccggttCCTGGCAATCTGCCACCCTCTGCGCTACGCCACTGTCATGACTACTAAGTTCTGTAGCAGCCTGGTCATCATTTGCTGGGTATACGGTTTCCTCTGGTTTCTGATCCCAGTGATACTCATTACTCAGCTACCATTTTGTGGCCCAAATGTGATTGATGACTTTCTGTGTGACCTGGGTCCTCTGCTGGCCCTGGCTTCAGCATGTATCCCAATCCCCGGTACTGTTTTCATATGTGGCACCATGAGCTCCTTCCTCATCTTTGCCACCTTTTTCTACATTACTGGATCCTACACCCTGGTGTTGAGGGCCGTAATGCAGGTGCCCTCAGTTGCTGGCCAGAAGAAAGCCTTCTCCACCTTCTCCTCACATCTGGCTGTTGTGTTTCTATTCTACGGTTCTGTCATGATGACATATGTGAGCCCAGGGGCAGGACAAGCAGAGGGCATGCAGAAGTTCACAACTTTGTTCTACTCAGTTTTGACTCCTTTTTTCAACCCCATGATCTACAGCCTCCgtaataaagaaatgaaagatgccTTGAAGAAACTTCTAGGAGGTTCCTAA